From the Microbacterium thalassium genome, one window contains:
- a CDS encoding sugar transferase: MASNVIGAARTPSEPEPEDLNTSEVRRVAAAAPPPRRSDWRAKYARLLTLSDFVVLMAVVFGTQLFWFGIGGARVSIREDARLSVVSYWLFSAGLVVLWMWSLSLIDSRTDRVFGTGSTEYIRIISVSTRLFGIIAIVAFLLRVDVARGYLLISLPLGVAVLLLERRIWRQWLIARRRRGEFSARVLLVGSERSVAQIGQALQRVPSAGYHVVGACVPGGRTRAGDRVDGLDIPVLGDVSAIASVLRAASADTVAITSTDDLPPSSVKRISWELEAGRQHLVLAPSIVDVVGPRIQTRPVAGLPLIHVETPRYSKGQRVVKRSADLVLATIAVIVLSPVMLAIAAAIRVTSRGPALFLQTRVGLDGREFRMVKFRTMVHNAEELLTGLRARQDAGNEVLFKMHRDPRATRIGGFLRRYSLDELPQLFNVLTGSMSLVGPRPPLPREVRKYADHVHRRFMVKPGITGLWQVSGRSSLSWEESVRLDLSYVENWTLVGDLVILFRTARAALRPGGTAA, encoded by the coding sequence GTGGCGTCGAACGTCATCGGCGCGGCGAGGACGCCGAGCGAACCGGAACCCGAGGATCTGAACACCTCGGAGGTCCGTCGTGTCGCCGCGGCCGCGCCGCCGCCGCGGCGGTCGGACTGGCGCGCGAAGTACGCGCGGCTGCTGACGCTGAGCGACTTCGTCGTACTGATGGCCGTCGTCTTCGGCACGCAGCTGTTCTGGTTCGGCATCGGCGGGGCGCGCGTGTCGATCCGCGAGGACGCGCGGCTGAGCGTGGTGTCCTACTGGCTGTTCTCGGCCGGGCTCGTGGTGCTCTGGATGTGGTCGCTGAGCCTCATCGACTCCCGGACCGACCGCGTCTTCGGCACCGGGTCCACGGAGTACATCCGCATCATCTCGGTCAGCACGCGCCTGTTCGGCATCATCGCGATCGTCGCCTTCCTCCTCCGCGTCGACGTGGCGCGCGGCTACCTGCTCATCAGCCTGCCGCTGGGCGTCGCGGTGCTGCTCCTGGAGCGCCGGATATGGCGCCAGTGGCTCATCGCCCGGCGCCGGCGCGGCGAGTTCAGCGCGCGCGTGCTGCTCGTCGGCTCGGAGCGCTCCGTGGCGCAGATCGGGCAGGCGCTGCAGCGCGTCCCGAGCGCCGGCTACCACGTCGTGGGTGCCTGCGTCCCCGGCGGGCGCACGCGCGCCGGCGACCGCGTGGACGGGCTCGACATCCCTGTGCTCGGCGATGTCAGCGCCATCGCATCGGTGCTGCGCGCCGCATCCGCCGACACCGTGGCCATCACCAGCACCGACGATCTGCCGCCCTCGAGCGTCAAGCGCATCTCGTGGGAGCTCGAGGCCGGCCGGCAGCATCTCGTGCTCGCGCCGAGCATCGTCGACGTCGTGGGTCCCCGCATCCAGACGCGCCCGGTGGCGGGTCTTCCCCTCATCCACGTCGAGACGCCGCGCTACAGCAAGGGTCAGCGGGTGGTGAAGCGCTCCGCCGACCTGGTCCTGGCCACGATCGCCGTGATCGTGCTGAGCCCGGTGATGCTGGCGATCGCCGCCGCCATCCGCGTCACCTCGCGCGGACCGGCCCTCTTCCTGCAGACCCGCGTCGGGCTGGACGGCCGCGAGTTCCGCATGGTCAAGTTCCGCACCATGGTCCACAATGCCGAGGAGCTGCTCACCGGCCTGCGGGCGCGCCAGGATGCCGGCAACGAGGTGCTGTTCAAGATGCACCGCGATCCGCGCGCGACGAGGATCGGCGGATTCCTCCGCCGATACAGCCTCGACGAGCTGCCCCAGCTGTTCAACGTGCTGACGGGCTCGATGTCGCTCGTCGGCCCGCGTCCGCCGCTTCCGCGGGAAGTGCGCAAGTACGCCGACCACGTCCACCGGCGATTCATGGTCAAGCCGGGGATCACGGGCCTCTGGCAGGTCTCCGGGCGGTCGAGCCTGTCGTGGGAGGAGTCGGTGCGGCTCGACCTGTCGTACGTCGAGAACTGGACGCTGGTCGGCGACCTCGTGATCCTCTTCCGCACGGCGCGCGCGGCGCTGCGACCGGGCGGGACGGCAGCGTGA
- the rpsJ gene encoding 30S ribosomal protein S10, whose product MAGQKIRIRLKSYDHAGLDSSARKIVETVTRAGASVVGPVPLPTEKNVVCVIRSPHKYKDSREHFEMRTHKRLIDIIDPTPKAVDSLMRLDLPADVNIEIKL is encoded by the coding sequence ATGGCGGGACAGAAGATCCGCATTCGCCTGAAGTCGTACGATCACGCAGGCCTCGACTCGTCGGCCCGCAAGATCGTCGAGACCGTGACCCGTGCGGGCGCGAGCGTCGTGGGCCCCGTGCCCCTTCCGACCGAGAAGAACGTCGTGTGCGTCATCCGGTCGCCCCACAAGTACAAGGACAGCCGCGAGCACTTCGAGATGCGCACCCACAAGCGTCTGATCGACATCATCGACCCGACGCCCAAGGCCGTCGACTCGCTGATGCGCCTCGACCTTCCGGCCGACGTCAACATCGAGATCAAGCTCTGA
- the rplC gene encoding 50S ribosomal protein L3 yields MADINSKISKALLGTKLGMTQVWDENGKLVPVTVIEVAPNVVTQIRTAEKDGYSAVQIAAGQIDPRKVNKPQTAHFEAAGVTPRRHLVEVRTADAADYSLGQELTVDGAFEAGQLVDVVGTSKGKGTAGVMKRHNFKGVSASHGAHRNHRKPGSIGASSTPSRVFKGMRMAGRMGGERVTVLNLTVHAVDAEKGLLLVKGAVPGARGRTVYVRNAVKGA; encoded by the coding sequence ATGGCTGACATCAACTCCAAGATTTCCAAGGCCCTCCTTGGCACCAAGCTCGGCATGACCCAGGTCTGGGACGAGAACGGCAAGCTCGTTCCCGTCACCGTCATCGAGGTCGCTCCGAACGTGGTCACCCAGATCCGCACCGCCGAGAAGGACGGCTACAGCGCCGTCCAGATCGCCGCCGGTCAGATCGACCCCCGCAAGGTGAACAAGCCGCAGACCGCTCACTTCGAGGCTGCCGGCGTCACCCCCCGTCGCCACCTCGTCGAGGTCCGCACGGCCGATGCCGCTGACTACTCGCTCGGTCAGGAGCTCACCGTGGACGGCGCCTTCGAGGCCGGCCAGCTGGTCGACGTCGTCGGCACCAGCAAGGGCAAGGGCACCGCGGGTGTCATGAAGCGCCACAACTTCAAGGGCGTCTCCGCCTCGCACGGTGCGCACCGCAACCACCGCAAGCCCGGTTCGATCGGCGCTTCGTCGACCCCGAGCCGCGTCTTCAAGGGCATGCGCATGGCCGGCCGCATGGGCGGCGAGCGCGTGACCGTCCTCAACCTCACGGTGCACGCCGTCGACGCCGAGAAGGGTCTGCTGCTCGTCAAGGGCGCCGTCCCCGGCGCTCGTGGCCGCACCGTCTACGTCCGCAACGCAGTGAAGGGTGCCTGA
- the rplD gene encoding 50S ribosomal protein L4: MADSTLALDVVNADGKKAGSVELPADLFDVKTNIPLIHQVVVAQRAAARQGTHSTKRRGEVSGAGRKPFKQKGTGNARQGSIRAPHMTGGGIVHGPKPRGYAQRTPKKMIAAALLGALSDRARGERLHIVESFGIEGAPSTKAAAAVLNGLGATKNVLVVIDRDDDLSILSIRNLAFAHLLTFDQLNAYDVLVSDDIVFTKDAFDAFVASKSATEEVSA, from the coding sequence ATGGCTGACTCGACTCTCGCGCTCGACGTCGTGAACGCAGACGGCAAGAAGGCCGGCTCCGTGGAGCTGCCCGCCGACCTGTTCGACGTCAAGACGAACATCCCGCTCATCCACCAGGTCGTCGTCGCGCAGCGCGCGGCGGCTCGCCAGGGCACCCACTCGACCAAGCGTCGCGGTGAGGTCTCCGGCGCCGGCCGCAAGCCCTTCAAGCAGAAGGGCACGGGTAACGCCCGCCAGGGCTCGATCCGCGCGCCGCACATGACCGGCGGTGGAATCGTCCACGGCCCGAAGCCGCGCGGCTACGCGCAGCGCACCCCCAAGAAGATGATCGCCGCCGCCCTCCTGGGCGCGCTGAGCGACCGCGCTCGCGGCGAGCGTCTCCACATCGTGGAGTCGTTCGGCATCGAGGGTGCTCCGTCGACCAAGGCCGCCGCGGCGGTCCTGAACGGCCTCGGCGCCACCAAGAACGTCCTGGTCGTCATCGACCGCGACGACGACCTCAGCATCCTGAGCATTCGCAACCTCGCGTTCGCGCACCTGCTGACGTTCGACCAGCTGAACGCCTACGACGTGCTCGTCTCGGACGACATCGTCTTCACCAAGGACGCCTTCGACGCCTTCGTCGCCTCGAAGTCGGCCACCGAGGAGGTCTCGGCATGA
- the rplW gene encoding 50S ribosomal protein L23, with translation MSAVNKDPRDIILKPVVSEKSYGLIDEGKYTFLVDPRASKTEIKLAIEKIFGVKVAAVNTLNRVGKARRTRFGTGKRKDTKRAIVTLKSGTIDIFTAVG, from the coding sequence ATGAGCGCCGTGAACAAGGACCCGCGCGACATCATCCTGAAGCCGGTCGTCTCGGAGAAGAGCTACGGGCTCATCGACGAGGGCAAGTACACGTTCCTCGTGGACCCCCGCGCCTCGAAGACCGAGATCAAGCTCGCCATCGAGAAGATCTTCGGCGTCAAGGTCGCAGCGGTCAACACCCTCAACCGCGTCGGCAAGGCCCGCCGCACCCGCTTCGGCACCGGCAAGCGCAAGGACACCAAGCGCGCCATCGTGACCCTGAAGTCGGGCACCATCGACATCTTCACGGCAGTCGGCTGA
- the rplB gene encoding 50S ribosomal protein L2 → MAIRKYKPTTPGRRGSSVADFAEITRSTPEKSLLRPLSKTGGRNNQGRITTRHIGGGHKRQYRVIDFRRNDKDGVNAKVAHIEYDPNRTARIALLHYFDGEKRYILAPEKLKQGDIVESGAGADIKPGNNLPLRNIPTGTVIHAIELRPGGGAKLARSAGTSVRLVAKDGPYAQLRLPSGEIRNVDARCRATIGEVGNAEQSNINWGKAGRNRWKGVRPTVRGVAMNPVDHPHGGGEGKTSGGRHPVTPWGQAEGRTRHPNKESDKYIVRRRTAGKKRK, encoded by the coding sequence ATGGCTATTCGCAAGTACAAGCCCACGACCCCGGGTCGCCGCGGCTCGTCGGTGGCGGACTTCGCCGAGATCACCCGATCGACGCCTGAGAAGTCGCTCCTCCGCCCGCTGAGCAAGACCGGTGGCCGCAACAACCAGGGCCGCATCACCACGCGTCACATCGGTGGCGGCCACAAGCGCCAGTACCGCGTCATCGACTTCCGTCGCAATGACAAGGACGGCGTGAACGCCAAGGTCGCTCACATCGAGTACGACCCCAACCGCACCGCGCGCATCGCGCTGCTGCACTACTTCGACGGCGAGAAGCGCTACATCCTCGCGCCGGAGAAGCTCAAGCAGGGCGACATCGTCGAGTCGGGTGCCGGCGCCGACATCAAGCCCGGCAACAACCTGCCGCTGCGCAACATCCCCACCGGTACCGTGATCCACGCCATCGAGCTCCGCCCCGGCGGCGGCGCGAAGCTGGCCCGCTCGGCCGGAACGTCGGTTCGCCTCGTGGCGAAGGACGGCCCGTACGCGCAGCTGCGTCTGCCCTCGGGCGAGATCCGCAACGTCGACGCGCGCTGCCGCGCGACGATCGGCGAGGTCGGCAACGCCGAGCAGTCGAACATCAACTGGGGCAAGGCCGGTCGCAACCGCTGGAAGGGCGTCCGCCCGACCGTCCGCGGTGTCGCGATGAACCCGGTCGACCACCCGCACGGTGGTGGTGAGGGCAAGACGTCCGGTGGACGTCACCCCGTCACTCCTTGGGGCCAGGCTGAGGGTCGCACCCGCCACCCCAACAAGGAGAGCGACAAGTACATCGTCCGTCGTCGCACCGCCGGCAAGAAGCGCAAGTAG
- the rpsS gene encoding 30S ribosomal protein S19, whose translation MPRSLKKGPFVDEHLLRKVVSQNEAGTKNVIKTWSRRSMIVPAMLGHTIAVHDGRKHIPVFVSETMVGHKLGEFAPTRTFRGHVKDDKKGRRR comes from the coding sequence ATGCCTCGCAGCCTTAAGAAGGGCCCCTTCGTCGACGAGCACCTGCTTCGCAAGGTCGTCTCGCAGAACGAAGCCGGCACCAAGAACGTCATCAAGACCTGGTCGCGCCGCTCGATGATCGTCCCGGCCATGCTGGGTCACACCATCGCCGTGCACGACGGACGCAAGCACATCCCCGTGTTCGTGTCCGAGACCATGGTCGGCCACAAGCTGGGCGAGTTCGCGCCCACCCGCACCTTCCGCGGCCACGTGAAGGACGACAAGAAGGGCCGCCGCCGCTGA
- the rplV gene encoding 50S ribosomal protein L22: MVESIARVRHIRVTPQKARRVVALIKGKQAEEALAILKFAQQGASEPIYKLVASAIANARVKADKDGEYLDEQDLYVKNAYVDEGTTLKRFQPRAQGRAFQIKKRTSHITVVLATPEVAETAPAATKKASK; the protein is encoded by the coding sequence ATGGTGGAGTCCATCGCACGCGTGCGACACATCCGCGTGACCCCTCAGAAGGCTCGTCGTGTCGTCGCGCTCATCAAGGGCAAGCAGGCTGAGGAGGCCCTGGCCATCCTCAAGTTCGCGCAGCAGGGCGCGAGCGAGCCGATCTACAAGCTCGTCGCCTCGGCGATCGCGAACGCTCGCGTGAAGGCCGACAAGGACGGCGAGTACCTGGACGAGCAGGACCTGTACGTGAAGAACGCGTACGTCGACGAGGGCACGACGCTCAAGCGCTTCCAGCCCCGTGCGCAGGGTCGTGCCTTCCAGATCAAGAAGCGCACCAGCCACATCACCGTGGTGCTCGCGACCCCCGAGGTCGCCGAGACCGCCCCGGCAGCAACGAAGAAGGCGAGCAAGTAA